In the genome of Lusitaniella coriacea LEGE 07157, the window CCCTCACCCATGCCCGTCGCCGCCTCATCTTCGATGAATTCTTCTACCTACAACTTGGCTTCCTCCAACGTCGCGCCCAACAAAAAGCCCTCGAAAAAAGCGCCGTCCTCTCCCCCACCGGACAACTCAGCGAACGCTTCCAAGAACTCCTCCCCTTCAAACTTACCAACGCCCAACAGCGCGTCGTTGGCGATATCTTAGAAGACTTAAACTCCGAAACCCCCATGAACCGCCTCGTTCAGGGAGATGTGGGTTCGGGAAAAACCGTCGTCGCCGTCTTCGCAATCCTCGCCGCTATTCAATCTGGCTATCAAGCTGCTTTAATGACTCCCACCGAAGTCCTCGCCGAACAGCACTACCACAAACTTGTAAGCTGGTTTAATCTCCTTCATTTACCCGTCGAACTGCTCACCGGTTCCACCAAAACCGTAAAGCGGCGAGAAATTCACTCCCAACTGGAAACCGGAGAACTCCCCCTCCTCGTCGGAACCCACGCCCTCATCCAAGATAAAGTCAACTTCCGCAAACTCGGCTTAGTCGTCATTGACGAACAACACCGCTTCGGCGTAGAACAGCGCGCCCGTCTCCTCGATAAAGGGAAATCGCCCCACGTCCTCACTATGACCGCAACCCCCATCCCGCGCACCCTCACCCTCACCCTTCACGGCGATCTCGACGTGTCCCAAATCGACGAACTCCCCCCCGGACGACAGCCGATTCAAACCACCTGCGTTACCGGAAGACAGCGCACAAAAACCTACGATCTCATTCGTCGCGAAGTCGTTCAAGGGCGACAAGCTTATATCATCCTTTCCACTATTGAAGAATCCGAAAAGCTCAACCTCCGTGCTGCGGTTGAAGAACACAAACGCTTGCAAGAAGAGATTTTTCCCGAATTTCAAATCGGACTGCTACACGGACGCATGAGTTCTGCCGATAAAGAGAAAGCCCTCACTCAATTTCGCAACAACGAAACGCAAATCATCGTCTCCACCACCGTAATTGAAGTCGGGGTAGACGTTCCCAATGCAACAGTGATGTTAATTGAGAACGCCGAACGGTTTGGATTGTCCCAATTGCACCAATTGCGGGGTCGCGTCGGACGCGGTTCCCACAAATCCCACTGCTTGCTGATGAGCGGAACCAACAATCCCGATGCCAAACAGCGCCTCAGCGTTCTCGAACAGTCCCAAGACGGCTTTTTTATCTCCGAAATGGATTTGCGCTTCCGGGGTCCCGGAGAGGTGTTAGGACGGCGACAATCGGGGCTAGCGGATTTTGCCCTCGCCAGCTTAGTCGAAGATCGAGATGTGTTAAATTTGGCGCGAGAGGCGGCGGAAAAACTGATTATGGCAGATAATTCCCTACAAGATTTCCCCACCCTGCAACAGGAGTTGGAGCGCCGCTATCAGAAGTTGATTGGGGGAGCGATTTTGACGTAAAGATATCTGTCTAAAGTTGGGATTAGAACCCGCCGAACAGTTATCAAAATATGCAACCATTAGAATCGAAAATTGCACTGTTGATTGACGCAGATAACGCTCCTGCATCTAAAATTGAGGCGATTATCTCTGAAATTGCAAAATACGGCGTTACCAACATTAGAAAAGCTTACGGAAACTGGAAAAATTCTTCGCTCAAAGGCTGGGAAGATAATTTGCATGAATTTGCGATTCGCCCGGTTCAGCAGTTTGAATACACTAAGGGGAAAAATGCAACAGATGCAGCATTAATTATTGATGCAATGGATTTATTATATACGCAAACTCTGGATGCTTTTGCCATTGTATCGAGCGATTGCGACTTTACGCCCTTGGTGATGAGAATTTTAACCAGCGGGTTGAAGGTATATGGATTTGGGGAAAAGAAAACACCGCTTCCCTTTGTTTGTGCTTGCTCCAAATTCCTGTATTTAGAAACGTTAGGTCAAGACATCGATCCCGAAACATCTAAAGAGCGAGGAAGCACGCGAAAAACAAATAAAGAGTTAAAACAAGATACAAAATTAATCAATTTATTGAGACGTGCTATTGAAAGTACCAATGAAGAGGATGGATGGTCTACTTTATCTTCTATTGGCTCGCACATTTCTAATCAAGCATCATTCGATCCGCGAAATTATGGCTATAAAAAGTTAAGTGCTTTATTTGAATCAATCGATTTATTTGAACTCAAACGAAAAAATAATGTCATATATGTCAAGAGTAAAAAAAAGCCTAGAACCTCAGAAAAAAAGCAACGATGTAGCGAAAATCCATGAGTCATCAAACTTTCCTAAGCTCAAAAACATTCAAATTGGGTATCGAGCGTTCTGTATCAAAGCGGTCAATCTCTCAATCTCTCACCGTGTCATCCTAAGTCGCAATTTAAATTTATAACAGCTTAATCCACCTCTAAAATCACAGTTATACCTTCCTATGTCTGGTGGGAGGTTTTTTTCGTGAAAATTCACCGCACGCTGATTTGTCTTTACATTAATTTCACGCTGTCACAACACTTCGAGACAATGAAGCCCAAAAATAATCTAAGCCTTCTTGACCGTCTCGCGCCACATCCACAGCATATTTAACCTCAGTCAGTCCCTGGGGAATAAACTGAGCAATTCCTGGTTCATCTTCTACCATCAACACGCGCAAGAGTTAATGGGATTTGCTTTTTTCTCCTTTTCAATTGTAGAACGAGATATTAGTCGCGAATCATCGGTCTAAGTTAACCAGATTTGGTATGACAAGACAAAAATATTACGAAATATATAATATTGCCTCATTACTCTGCATATTTTCTCTAAGTCTTCCCTATTAACTTAAATTAACCTGTCCGAAAATTTTGGAAGCTTCTGTGTAGTTATTCCGTAACATTACTTACAAAATAATTACCAGATCCCTCCAATTGACAATGAAAAACTGGGGCAATGGTTGCAGCCGTTGCCCCAAACAAAAATTAGGAATCTATAGTTATGGTATCTTTCAATCCTTGCAAATTGAGTCTGGGGTTAGCCACTTTTGCAACCTTCAGCTTGGCAACCTTGGGAACCGCAGAAGCAGCAGACTTCCGTTCTATTGATGGTTCGGGCAACAATATTGCTAACCCAACTTGGGGAGCAACCGATACGCAACTCTTGCGACTGCTTCCCTCCGATTACGGCGATGGCATTTCAACCCCCTCCGGGACAACCCGTCCCAGCGCGCGCGCTGTTAGTAATGCGGTTTCCGCGCAATCTGGCTCAATCCCCAATTCTCTCCATGTCAGCGACTGGTTGTGGCAATGGGGACAGTTCATCGACCACGATATTGACCTGACCGAACCCCACCATTCAACAGAACCCTTTAATATCAAAGTTCCGACGGGCGATCCTTTTTTCGATCCTTTCAATACTGGAACCCAAACGATTGGGTTAGAGCGTTCGAGTTATGACCCCACGACTGGAACGGGATTGGGCAATCCGCGCCAGCAGATCAACCAAATTTCTGCCTATTTCGATGGTTCGATGGTTTATGGTTCCGATGCAACGCGAGCCAATTTCCTGCGACGCAACGATGGAACGGGAAAACTCAAAACCAGTGCGAGTAACTTACTTCCCTTCAATACCGCAGGCTTGCCCAATGCTGGCGGAACGAGTTCGACGTTGTTTAT includes:
- the recG gene encoding ATP-dependent DNA helicase RecG, translated to MTDSPNWERLQKALSVEADRGFGDLMGKQYRFSEFMVLSFGESLNMGTIAQRGCWQALAEEFLQYSHLSPEQRKTLLDKARSLLNELQGGTKAPVARELLKTKPIAAQVSQSYGTIPQLKQSLATLPEIRRRRSAKALERLGLHTVQDVLTYYPRDYLDYARQVSISQLVPGETVTLVGTVKRCNCFTSPKNKKLSIFELIIRDRAGQIKLNRFYAGAHFANRGWQEKLKRQYPVGSIVAAAGLVKKNKYGITLDNPEIEVLDSSGSSIESINIGRVLPVYPLTEGVTADVVRQAVVAALPAVQRIQDPLPPALRDSYSLIELPDAIAHVHFPPDPDTLTHARRRLIFDEFFYLQLGFLQRRAQQKALEKSAVLSPTGQLSERFQELLPFKLTNAQQRVVGDILEDLNSETPMNRLVQGDVGSGKTVVAVFAILAAIQSGYQAALMTPTEVLAEQHYHKLVSWFNLLHLPVELLTGSTKTVKRREIHSQLETGELPLLVGTHALIQDKVNFRKLGLVVIDEQHRFGVEQRARLLDKGKSPHVLTMTATPIPRTLTLTLHGDLDVSQIDELPPGRQPIQTTCVTGRQRTKTYDLIRREVVQGRQAYIILSTIEESEKLNLRAAVEEHKRLQEEIFPEFQIGLLHGRMSSADKEKALTQFRNNETQIIVSTTVIEVGVDVPNATVMLIENAERFGLSQLHQLRGRVGRGSHKSHCLLMSGTNNPDAKQRLSVLEQSQDGFFISEMDLRFRGPGEVLGRRQSGLADFALASLVEDRDVLNLAREAAEKLIMADNSLQDFPTLQQELERRYQKLIGGAILT
- a CDS encoding NYN domain-containing protein, giving the protein MQPLESKIALLIDADNAPASKIEAIISEIAKYGVTNIRKAYGNWKNSSLKGWEDNLHEFAIRPVQQFEYTKGKNATDAALIIDAMDLLYTQTLDAFAIVSSDCDFTPLVMRILTSGLKVYGFGEKKTPLPFVCACSKFLYLETLGQDIDPETSKERGSTRKTNKELKQDTKLINLLRRAIESTNEEDGWSTLSSIGSHISNQASFDPRNYGYKKLSALFESIDLFELKRKNNVIYVKSKKKPRTSEKKQRCSENP
- a CDS encoding response regulator yields the protein MVEDEPGIAQFIPQGLTEVKYAVDVARDGQEGLDYFWASLSRSVVTA